In Larimichthys crocea isolate SSNF chromosome VII, L_crocea_2.0, whole genome shotgun sequence, the genomic stretch CTACTTTAGTGACATGTATGCCAGCAAAGTTGTTCCTGATCACATGACGCAAGACCCAGTCCTGTGGGGTAAAATAACTTTGTATTATCTTCTAGTATCTTCTAAAAAAAATCCCTGCAGCACAAATATGCAAAGTCATGTTAATATGCAATGTCATGCCTTTGTTTGGGCTCTAGGTGAAGGAATGGGCGGTGCTCAGTTTTGGcaggatttcatttcattggCCCGCAGTGTTGGTTTCAGCACTCCACACCTTGTCTCAGCAAGCAACATTGTGATCTACAACAGTGACCTCAAAGCAAAAGCAGGTAACAGAAGGCGGCATTGATTCTTGATGATGTGTAAAGATCATTTTCATTCCACAACTGAGCCATCTCTTCATTTTGCAGGTGACATCAGTTATGCTTCAGGCACTTATCGGCTCTTTAAGCTGCCCAAAAGTCCTCTCGTGTCTGAGGCAACAGTGACCTATAAAGGAACAGTGGCAGAGTTTCCACATCAGCTGGACTTTGATTCCTCACACTGTTTCAAGgtataatacataaataaataaattacaccAGAAGGCCAGTCATATCAATGCTGAATTGCTTTATTATTGTTTACACAAGAgcttttaataacctttgactTAATGTTCCACCAAGAGGGAAAGTATGTCTGaatgtaatgataataatctgttttcttctgtgCTGTGCAGACAGATGTGGCAGTGAAGGTAAATGGAGAGATGGCAGCAATCCTCCAGAGTTCCCGTTTCTCTTCGGATTTCAAAATCCAGACATCGGATAAACCAGAGTCCAGCTCAGAGTCTACGCCACAGGTAGCCGAACATGCTTTAATTTTGAAAGGTTAACTCCTGACTGCATTCAGACAAAGAGTGACCCACATTGTGCATCTAAGAATCAAGTTAAACAGGTTgcctatttaaaaaaatctgttatgttcagcttcaaatgttttatttcgTGTGAATAGAGTTTTTACAGAAAGAATAACTCTTTAGAGCACAGCGTGAGCTTTGATGGTAACGGAAGAATTATTTCAGTCTTACGTGAAAGTAATCATGAATTTTCTTCTCACTTTTTCTTCAGTACTGCCACCTCAACCCATTTCTGCTGGCTGACAAACTGGGATCCTCAGTAAAACAGtgctccaaaacaaaaaaataaataagtaggtGAAGATTGGGGACACTACggaaatgaaacacatttttagattttgataAATTCATTTTGATAACAGTCATTTCACGTGCCAGTTGGCAGCAACCTCTTGTGATATACTTATAATACTTAACTAATAGTATGATGGTTTATAGTTGTTTGGCAGCTCATGTTGTCACAGTATTATGATAATCAAGTGTTCAGATACTAAAATAATATCAGTAATACAATTGTTTTAACTTGCAGTATATTGCATTTTCGTTTCAACCTTGATCTACTTGAGTAACGTTTAAGTAAAGtaaatttactgtaaaaatgacaaaaaattaAGTAAAGACTACTGAGAGTGGACCATTGTGTTTACTGGAAGTGGGCGGTttacaaaatgtgaaataaactcTTTAAGCACAAAAAGGACAGTTTGATagaaaagaggacaaaacagcaacaataatgtGTATGAATACAAATGTTTAACTACATCTGAAGATgattatgttgtgttttattgtatgtaACCATCACAAAGGCAACTgtaaaaacctaaaacaaatgaagaagcAAAGGTTATTACAGATGAGAAATGAAAGTACCAGATACTATGACCTTGATATGAGCTAATAAGgattcaaataaacaaacaagcattGATTTATTGTAATCAATGAAATAGAAAACACATCCCCACAGTGCACCCAGACTGACAAATACCTGACCATTTGTTACATTACGTACCATAAAGCATCCACACTTCATTTGAAGTGAAGGGTTAGAAGGTACATGCTTTCATACTTCATTACTCTGTATTTCACTAAAATCATTAAACATCACTAAATACGTGAATCTGAGTTTTACATCAGTTAACGATAAGACAcatcgctgctgtaaacaaacatcgTTTATTAGAGTAACAGCCAACATGAAAGAGTTTCAGTAAACAGTTAATCATCAGCATATTCATCATCATAGTTCTTGAATgcagtattttaatattttattctttgtatTTTAGATGTTAAGTAagttataaatatattgtaACTAAGACGTGGAGCGTGTTTCCTAAATATTCAGAGGAtaaaacagtataaagaatattACTGTACTATTATTATAGTACTATACTGCGAAATAATACTAAATGGAATGTTTTGAATCTTTCACAAAAAACTTTGGACatggggtgtcgattagctcagttggtagagcatccgccccataTATGAAGGCTCAGCTgtggcccagggtttgaatctgacctgcggccctttgctgcctGTTGTTAcatgttgttaaaaataaagcttgaaaaaggccaaaaaaatatcttaaaaaaaaaaaagttggacatGTTTATGTTAAGCTGAGTTGTACACAGACTACACTCATTACACAGTGCAAATTTAATAAAGCTCTGCTTGCTGCTATGGTGACAGTGCTGAGAGTAAGAGCTGAGGTCTGATTGGCTGGAGGCACTGAGGCAGTAAATAGCCTTGTTGATGTAGAGAGGTCGCCTGGGAAACGGATGGATCTGTGAGCTCATGTTTCACTTGCTCCGTTTAAAGTAATTTGCATTTGCCGATAAGTCTGACGATGCCAGgc encodes the following:
- the zgc:153372 gene encoding arsenite methyltransferase, translating into MATSDDVRDNVKKYYGSRLESSCDLQTSAASCSLSCRPPPRSVTDALSQVHPEVTKRFFGCGLPFPAKLEGCRVLDLGSGSGRDSYAFSKLVGSSGHVTGIDMTEELITVSRQYVEYHQKKFGYEEPNVSFVQGYMEKLSEAGIQSDSMDVLLSNCVVCLCPDKGAVLQQAYNVLKEGGELYFSDMYASKVVPDHMTQDPVLWGEGMGGAQFWQDFISLARSVGFSTPHLVSASNIVIYNSDLKAKAGDISYASGTYRLFKLPKSPLVSEATVTYKGTVAEFPHQLDFDSSHCFKTDVAVKVNGEMAAILQSSRFSSDFKIQTSDKPESSSESTPQYCHLNPFLLADKLGSSVKQCSKTKK